Proteins from one Lonchura striata isolate bLonStr1 chromosome 6, bLonStr1.mat, whole genome shotgun sequence genomic window:
- the ATL1 gene encoding atlastin-1 isoform X1 yields MARNRRDRSSWGSFADKTYEWSSEEEESVRKAGPVQVLIVKDDHSFELDEAALNRILLSEAVRDKEVVAVSVAGAFRKGKSFLMDFMLRYMYNKEAVDWVGDYNEPLTGFSWRGGSERETTGIQIWSEVFLVDKPDGTKVAVLLMDTQGTFDSQSTLRDSATVFALSTMISSIQVYNLSQNVQEDDLQHLQLFTEYGRLAMEETFQKPFQSLIFLVRDWSFPYEFSYGSDGGARFLEKRLKVSGNQHEELQNVRKHIHSCFTKISCFLLPHPGLKVATNPNFDGKLKEIDDEFIKNLKILIPWLLSPENLDVKEINGNHITCRGLVEYFKAYIKIYQGEELPHPKSMLQATAEANNLAAVATAKDTYSKRMEEVCGGDKPFLAPSDLQAKHAELREEAVRLFRAVKKMGGEEFSRRYLQQLEAEIDELYIQYIKHNDSKNIFHAARTPATLFVVIFITYVLAGVTGFIGLDIIASLCNMILGLTLITLCTWAYIRYSGEYRELGAVIDQVAAALWDQGSTNEALYKLYSAAATHRHLYQHAFPAPAARPDGKDE; encoded by the exons GTAGTTTTGCAGACAAGACTTACGAGTGGAGCTCCGAGGAGGAGGAGTCTGTGAGGAAGGCAGGGCCAGTGCAGGTCCTCATTGTCAAAGATGACCACTCCTTCGAGCTGGACGAAGCCGCCCTGAACCGCATCCTCCTCTCCGAGGCTGTCAGAGACAAGGAGGTGGTGGCTGTGTCCGTGGCTGGAGCttttaggaaaggaaaatcATTCCTGATGGACTTCATGCTGCGGTACATGTACAACAAG gaggcagtggACTGGGTTGGGGATTACAACGAGCCCCTGACTGGTTTCTCCTGGAGGGGCGGCTCCGAGCGGGAGACCACCGGGATTCAGATCTGGAGCGAGGTGTTCCTGGTGGACAAGCCCGATGGCAccaag GTCGCGGTGCTGCTGATGGACACCCAGGGCACCTTTGACAGCCAGTCCACCCTCAGGGACTCGGCCACCGTGTTTGCCCTCAGCACCATGATCAGCTCCATCCAG GTTTATAACTTGTCCCAGAATGTGCAGGAGGATGATCTGCAGCACTTGCAG cTTTTCACCGAGTACGGCCGGCTGGCCATGGAGGAGACATTCCAGAAGCCTTTCCAG TCCCTGATATTCCTTGTCCGTGACTGGAGCTTCCCTTATGAATTCTCCTATGGATCTGATGGTGGTGCAAGATTTTTGGAGAAGAGGCTGAAG GTGTCAGGCAATCAGCACGAGGAGCTGCAGAATGTCAGGAAGCACATCCATTCCTGCTTCACCAAAATCTCCTGCTTCCTCTTACCTCACCCCGGCCTCAAAGTCGCCACCAACCCCAATTTTGATGGAAAACTGAAAG aaatagACGATGAGTTCATCAAGAACTTGAAGATTTTGATTCCTTGGCTTCTCAGTCCCGAGAACCTGGACGTTAAGGAGATCAATGGAAACCATATCACCTGTCGAGGCCTTGTGGAGTATTTTAAG GCCTACATTAAGATCTACCAAGGGGAGGAGCTGCCACACCCCAAGTCCATGCTGCAG GCCACAGCAGAAGCCAACAATTTAGCAGCAGTTGCCACTGCCAAAGACACCTACAGCAAGAGGATGGAAGAG GTGTGCGGAGGGGACAAGCCCTTCCTGGCTCCCAGCGACCTGCAGGCCAAGCACGCGGAGCTGAGGGAGGAGGCGGTGCGGCTTTTCCGGGCCGTGAAGAAGATGGGAGGGGAGGAGTTCAGCCGGCGctacctgcagcagctggaggccgAGATCGACGAGCTCTACATCCAGTACATCAAGCACAACGACAGCAAGAACATCTTCCACGCCGCCCGCACCCCGGCCACGCTCTTCGTCGTCATCTTCATCACCTACGTCCTGGCCGGCGTCACCGGCTTCATTGGCTTGGACATCATAGCCAGCCTGTGCAACATGATTCTGGGCTTGACACTTATCACACTCTGTACCTGGGCTTATATCAGATACTCTGGGGAGTACAGAGAACTGGGAGCTGTAATAGACCAAGTGGCTGCAGCCTTGTGGGACCAG GGAAGCACCAACGAG GCCTTGTACAAGCTGTACAGCGCGGCCGCCACGCACCGACACCTGTACCAGCACGCCttccccgcgcccgccgcccgcccggacGGCAAGGACGAGTAG
- the ATL1 gene encoding atlastin-1 isoform X2: MARNRRDRSSWGSFADKTYEWSSEEEESVRKAGPVQVLIVKDDHSFELDEAALNRILLSEAVRDKEVVAVSVAGAFRKGKSFLMDFMLRYMYNKEAVDWVGDYNEPLTGFSWRGGSERETTGIQIWSEVFLVDKPDGTKVAVLLMDTQGTFDSQSTLRDSATVFALSTMISSIQVYNLSQNVQEDDLQHLQLFTEYGRLAMEETFQKPFQSLIFLVRDWSFPYEFSYGSDGGARFLEKRLKVSGNQHEELQNVRKHIHSCFTKISCFLLPHPGLKVATNPNFDGKLKEIDDEFIKNLKILIPWLLSPENLDVKEINGNHITCRGLVEYFKAYIKIYQGEELPHPKSMLQATAEANNLAAVATAKDTYSKRMEEVCGGDKPFLAPSDLQAKHAELREEAVRLFRAVKKMGGEEFSRRYLQQLEAEIDELYIQYIKHNDSKNIFHAARTPATLFVVIFITYVLAGVTGFIGLDIIASLCNMILGLTLITLCTWAYIRYSGEYRELGAVIDQVAAALWDQALYKLYSAAATHRHLYQHAFPAPAARPDGKDE, translated from the exons GTAGTTTTGCAGACAAGACTTACGAGTGGAGCTCCGAGGAGGAGGAGTCTGTGAGGAAGGCAGGGCCAGTGCAGGTCCTCATTGTCAAAGATGACCACTCCTTCGAGCTGGACGAAGCCGCCCTGAACCGCATCCTCCTCTCCGAGGCTGTCAGAGACAAGGAGGTGGTGGCTGTGTCCGTGGCTGGAGCttttaggaaaggaaaatcATTCCTGATGGACTTCATGCTGCGGTACATGTACAACAAG gaggcagtggACTGGGTTGGGGATTACAACGAGCCCCTGACTGGTTTCTCCTGGAGGGGCGGCTCCGAGCGGGAGACCACCGGGATTCAGATCTGGAGCGAGGTGTTCCTGGTGGACAAGCCCGATGGCAccaag GTCGCGGTGCTGCTGATGGACACCCAGGGCACCTTTGACAGCCAGTCCACCCTCAGGGACTCGGCCACCGTGTTTGCCCTCAGCACCATGATCAGCTCCATCCAG GTTTATAACTTGTCCCAGAATGTGCAGGAGGATGATCTGCAGCACTTGCAG cTTTTCACCGAGTACGGCCGGCTGGCCATGGAGGAGACATTCCAGAAGCCTTTCCAG TCCCTGATATTCCTTGTCCGTGACTGGAGCTTCCCTTATGAATTCTCCTATGGATCTGATGGTGGTGCAAGATTTTTGGAGAAGAGGCTGAAG GTGTCAGGCAATCAGCACGAGGAGCTGCAGAATGTCAGGAAGCACATCCATTCCTGCTTCACCAAAATCTCCTGCTTCCTCTTACCTCACCCCGGCCTCAAAGTCGCCACCAACCCCAATTTTGATGGAAAACTGAAAG aaatagACGATGAGTTCATCAAGAACTTGAAGATTTTGATTCCTTGGCTTCTCAGTCCCGAGAACCTGGACGTTAAGGAGATCAATGGAAACCATATCACCTGTCGAGGCCTTGTGGAGTATTTTAAG GCCTACATTAAGATCTACCAAGGGGAGGAGCTGCCACACCCCAAGTCCATGCTGCAG GCCACAGCAGAAGCCAACAATTTAGCAGCAGTTGCCACTGCCAAAGACACCTACAGCAAGAGGATGGAAGAG GTGTGCGGAGGGGACAAGCCCTTCCTGGCTCCCAGCGACCTGCAGGCCAAGCACGCGGAGCTGAGGGAGGAGGCGGTGCGGCTTTTCCGGGCCGTGAAGAAGATGGGAGGGGAGGAGTTCAGCCGGCGctacctgcagcagctggaggccgAGATCGACGAGCTCTACATCCAGTACATCAAGCACAACGACAGCAAGAACATCTTCCACGCCGCCCGCACCCCGGCCACGCTCTTCGTCGTCATCTTCATCACCTACGTCCTGGCCGGCGTCACCGGCTTCATTGGCTTGGACATCATAGCCAGCCTGTGCAACATGATTCTGGGCTTGACACTTATCACACTCTGTACCTGGGCTTATATCAGATACTCTGGGGAGTACAGAGAACTGGGAGCTGTAATAGACCAAGTGGCTGCAGCCTTGTGGGACCAG GCCTTGTACAAGCTGTACAGCGCGGCCGCCACGCACCGACACCTGTACCAGCACGCCttccccgcgcccgccgcccgcccggacGGCAAGGACGAGTAG